Sequence from the Streptomyces sp. NBC_00440 genome:
CTCCAGCTCGTAGCAGATGTCGCCGCCGCGCTCCACGAGGATCCAGGGCACGTCGGCGAGATAGTCAGCGCAGGCCAGTTCGAGGCCGAGCACTTCGGTCCTGTGGTCCGGCACGTCCACGAAGACAGGGGGCTCGCAGCCCGCCCAGACCGTGGTCGGCAGCCGGTTGGCGACATGGACGATGATCAGGCCTGAGCCCAGTCGTACGGCCATGCCGATGGCATAGGCGAGCGCCCGCTCACTGGAGGTCGAGCCGTCGAAGCCGACGACCACCCCGTGTCTGAAAGCGGGATCACATGCGTGACGTGGTTGATCCGCCGCATGGAGTTCGGCCGATGGATCGGCGATCTGCCTGCGGTCCGCGGGTTCGGAAAATTCGTAACCGGCCATCGGTGTCTCGGCGAAGAAGTTCCTCTTGGGAGGGAACGGCAGTTGACGGTGGAGCGTGTCCGGCGGAGCTGTGTCCGGGAATCATCTTCCCAAGCCCATACCCTCCAGAGTACGGCGACACTCCTCTCCTGCCCACTGCCCGCCGATCCAGTCCGGCGTTCCACGGAGCATGCCCGAGCAGGCCGGTAAATGGCAATGCCTGGTGGTATCTACAGCTTCCCGCCCGGGCCCCTGCATCGGGAACCGACCGCCGGACGCATTCCGTCCGCAACTCCTCCGCGCGGTCGGCACACCTCCCGGACACCGGCCCGTCACCCGCCCGCCACCCGTCACGCAGGCGGGGGGGGCGTACGGCCGCCGCCCGTCCGCCGTTCGCCCGCCGCGCGGGCCCGGCGTACCGGGAGCGCACAGGATGCGGTGGCAGTCTGAGAAGCGCACGCCGGTCCACTGACTGAATCCCACCCGCGCGCCCGATCGTTTTCAGCCAACTTATGTGACCTACCCCGACCTTGGCGGAACGATACGTCAACCCCCGTGCCACCAGGGAAGAAAGGACCAACAGCGGCTCACGCACCCTACTGGGACGGGCCATGCGTGGGCTGCCCACTTCCCTGGGGGCTTCCTGAGTGAAACGCTTCCTGATCGAATGCTTCGCGCCAAGTTGCCATGTCGACATAACGCCGTCAGTCGAACTTGTCACGCCGGCAGCACGGGACACAGTAGATTCGATCTTGGGTAAGAGGGCGGGGGGATCTCGTGCTGGACCGAGGGGCTGTGACGATTAAAAGCAGTTTGCAGGAGCGACAGTCCCGACAGGATCAGGGAGCCGTGAGCACCGAGGGGGGCTTAGCACCATGAGTCAGGGCCAGGACTCCACCACCGTGGCGGAGACCGCAAGAAAGCTCTCCGGGCGCCGCCGCAAGGAGATCGTCTCGGTACTGCTCTTCAGCGGCGGGCCCATATTCGAGAGCTCGATTCCGCTCTCCGTCTTCGGCATCGACCGGCAGGACGCCGGAGTGCCCCGCTACCGGCTGCTGGTGAGCGCAGGCGAGGAAGGCCCGCTGCGCACCACGGGCGGGCTGGAACTCACGGCGCCGTACGGCCTGGAGGCCATCAGCAGGGCCGGCACCGTCGTCGTCCCGGCGTGGCGGTCGATCACCTCGCCGCCGCCGCCCGAGGCGCTGGACGCGCTGCGCCGGGCCCATGAGGAGGGCGCACGCATCGTCGGGCTGTGCACCGGCGCCTTCGTGCTGGCCGCCGCAGGACTGCTGGACGGCAGGCCCGCGACCACACACTGGATGTACGCGCCGACGCTCGCGAAGCGCTATCCGTCGGTCCATGTGGACCCGCGTGAGCTCTTCGTCGACGACGGCGATGTCCTGACGTCGGCCGGGACCGCCGCGGGAATCGATCTGTGCCTGCACATCGTGCGGACGGACCACGGCGCGGACGCGGCGGGAGCGCTGGCCAGGCGGCTGGTGGTCCCCCCGCGCAGAAGCGGCGGCCAGGAGCGCTACCTCGACAGGTCTTTACCGGAGGAAATCGGCTCCGATCCCCTCGCGGAGGTCGTCGCCTGGGCGCTGGAGCACCTCCATGAGCAGTTCGACGTGGAGACCCTGGCGGCCCGCGCGTACATGAGCCGCCGGACGTTCGACCGCCGGTTCCGCTCACTGACCGGCAGCGCGCCGCTCCAGTGGCTGATCACGCAGCGGGTGCTCCAGGCGCAGCGCCTCCTGGAGACATCGGACTACTCGGTGGACGAGGTCGCGGGCCGCTGCGGCTTCCGTTCGCCGGTCGCG
This genomic interval carries:
- a CDS encoding universal stress protein: MAGYEFSEPADRRQIADPSAELHAADQPRHACDPAFRHGVVVGFDGSTSSERALAYAIGMAVRLGSGLIIVHVANRLPTTVWAGCEPPVFVDVPDHRTEVLGLELACADYLADVPWILVERGGDICYELEEVGREYSANAIVVGSTHGIVGRIFGSVAGRLARRAQRPVIVIP
- a CDS encoding GlxA family transcriptional regulator, giving the protein MSQGQDSTTVAETARKLSGRRRKEIVSVLLFSGGPIFESSIPLSVFGIDRQDAGVPRYRLLVSAGEEGPLRTTGGLELTAPYGLEAISRAGTVVVPAWRSITSPPPPEALDALRRAHEEGARIVGLCTGAFVLAAAGLLDGRPATTHWMYAPTLAKRYPSVHVDPRELFVDDGDVLTSAGTAAGIDLCLHIVRTDHGADAAGALARRLVVPPRRSGGQERYLDRSLPEEIGSDPLAEVVAWALEHLHEQFDVETLAARAYMSRRTFDRRFRSLTGSAPLQWLITQRVLQAQRLLETSDYSVDEVAGRCGFRSPVALRGHFRRQLGSSPAAYRTAYRARRPQGAEPVPAAPAADGVPQSRRTPAPGGTQPPAPPQGSPALSEPGKPGSDTYAPGRPTVPGQRSAT